One genomic segment of Brassica napus cultivar Da-Ae chromosome A3, Da-Ae, whole genome shotgun sequence includes these proteins:
- the LOC106438230 gene encoding nitrate regulatory gene2 protein isoform X2, with the protein MGCAASKLDNEDTVRRCKDRRRLMTESVRARHQLAAAHADYCRSLRLTGSALSSFAAGEPLAVSDQTPAVFLHTPSERSSSNFIPPSPSVYTPPPPAPPSVASSNTKLPPIVTAPHSNRRRKQQQQQPKLPHILSSPSSSERSNFMPTSFYPTAYQNSTYSATPSQASSVWNWENFYPPSPPDSEFFNRKSQERQHHNRFGDQHDLHNRFSDTETERSEHDFFDSRKEKEFDTETERSAHSRKQKKQFERLEEAEREEVQCSEWEDHDHYSTTSSSEAAHEEDEEEEDIESISEVGTRSDFGSSVKTGSMRRQHAPMAQEYSGGGVGQEKYGKGDDAATSYSGRGDVSDMKMVVRHRDLKEIVDAIKENFDKAAEAGEQVSQMLNIGKAQLDRSFSHLKKTVIHSSSVLSNLSSTWTSKPPLEVKYRLDTTALEQPGGPKSLCSSLDRLLAWEKKLYEEVKAREGFKIEHEKKLSKLQSQEYKGDNETKLDKTKGSITRLQSLIIVTSQAVSTTSTAIVRLRDTDLVPQLVELCHGFMYMWKAMHQFHEIQNNIVQQVQGLINRSGKGESTSELHRQATRDLETAVSLWHSSFCRLIKFQREFIRSVQAWFKLTLLPVCHDENPGHKEPVDAYAFCDEWKLTLDRVPDTVASEAIKSFINVVHVISAKQSEELKIKKRTESASKELEKKASSLRNIERKYYQSYSTVGFGLPDSGPDNGHGLDARDPLTEKKLELGACQRRVEEEMLKHSKAIEVTRAMTLNNLQTGLPGVFQALTSFSALFTESLQSVCTRSYSIK; encoded by the exons ATGGGCTGCGCCGCGTCCAAGCTCGACAACGAAGACACCGTTCGCCGCTGCAAAGATCGCCGCCGTCTGATGACGGAATCAGTTCGCGCACGTCACCAGCTCGCCGCAGCTCACGCCGATTACTGCAGATCGCTACGCCTCACTGGATCTGCTCTCTCCTCCTTCGCCGCCGGCGAGCCTCTCGCCGTATCGGATCAGACTCCCGCCGTGTTTCTCCACACTCCGAGCGAGCGCTCCTCCTCCAATTTTATACCTCCGTCGCCTTCTGTCTACACTCCTCCGCCGCCGGCTCCTCCTTCCGTAGCTAGCTCCAACACCAAGCTGCCTCCGATCGTTACGGCTCCACACTCTAATCGGAGACggaagcagcagcagcagcagccgaAGCTGCCTCATATACTCTCGAGCCCATCGTCAAGCGAGAGATCTAACTTCATGCCGACGAGTTTCTACCCAACGGCTTACCAGAACTCGACTTACTCCGCTACTCCCTCTCAAGCCTCCTCGGTGTGGAACTGGGAGAACTTCTACCCTCCCTCCCCTCCCGATTCCGAGTTCTTTAACCGGAAATCTCAAGAGAGGCAGCACCATAACCGGTTTGGCGATCAACACGACTTAC ATAACCGGTTTAGCGATACCGAAACCGAGAGATCTGAGCATGATTTCTTCGATTCGAGGAAGGAGAAGGAGTTTGATACGGAGACAGAGAGATCAGCCCACTCGAGAAAGCAGAAGAAGCAGTTTGAGAGGTTGGAGGAAGCCGAGAGAGAGGAAGTGCAGTGTAGCGAATGGGAGGATCACGATCATTACAGCACCACTAGCTCTTCGGAAGCCGCCCATGAGGAggacgaggaggaggaggatatAGAGTCAATCTCCGAAGTTGGAACGCGTTCTGACTTCGGATCTTCTGTGAAGACTGGTTCGATGAGACGGCAGCACGCACCAATGGCGCAGGAGTATAGCGGTGGAGGCGTTGGACAAGAGAAGTACGGGAAAGGAGACGACGCGGCGACGAGTTACAGTGGGAGAGGAGATGTCTCTGACATGAAGATGGTGGTGAGACACAGAGATTTGAAGGAGATTGTTGATGCCATCAAGGAGAATTTCGACAAGGCGGCTGAGGCCGGAGAACAAGTCTCTCAGATGCTCAATATTGGCAAGGCTCAGCTCGACCGCAGTTTCAGCCACTTGAAGA AAACGGTGATTCATTCGAGTAGTGTATTGAGCAACCTGAGCTCAACCTGGACCTCTAAGCCGCCGTTGGAAGTCAAATACAGGCTTGACACAACCGCACTTGAACAACCGGGAGGTCCCAAAAGCCTTTGTTCCAGTCTTGACCGCCTCTTGGCATGGGAAAAGAAACTCTATGAGGAAGTCAAA GCTAGAGAAGGGTTTAAGATTGAACACGAAAAGAAGTTGTCGAAACTTCAAAGTCAAGAGTACAAGGGAGATAATGAGACTAAGCTGGACAAGACAAAGGGGTCTATAACTAGGTTGCAGTCTCTTATAATCGTTACTTCCCAGGCCGTCAGCACAACATCTACTGCCATTGTCCGCCTTCGAGATACTGATCTTGTCCCGCAGCTCGTTGAACTCTGTCACGg CTTCATGTACATGTGGAAAGCAATGCATCAGTTCCACGAGATTCAGAACAACATCGTGCAGCAAGTTCAGGGGCTCATTAACAGGTCAGGCAAAGGGGAATCAACATCTGAACTACACCGACAAGCAACACGTGACTTGGAAACAGCCGTGTCTCTATGGCACTCCAGTTTCTGCCGGCTGATTAAATTCCAACGGGAGTTCATACGTTCGGTTCAAGCCTGGTTCAAGCTGACTCTCCTCCCAGTTTGCCACGACGAGAACCCCGGTCACAAAGAGCCGGTAGATGCCTACGCGTTTTGCGATGAGTGGAAGCTTACTCTTGACCGAGTCCCAGACACAGTGGCTTCAGAAGCAATCAAGAGCTTCATCAACGTTGTCCACGTGATATCCGCGAAACAATCAGAGGAGCTAAAGATAAAGAAACGAACCGAATCAGCATCAAAGGAGCTTGAGAAGAAAGCTTCATCGCTTAGGAACATCGAAAGGAAATACTACCAGTCATACTCCACGGTCGGGTTTGGTCTCCCGGATTCAGGACCAGACAACGGACACGGGCTAGACGCTCGTGACCCTCTCACGGAGAAAAAGTTAGAGCTAGGAGCATGCCAGAGAAGGGTGGAGGAAGAGATGCTGAAACATTCAAAGGCAATAGAAGTGACAAGAGCCATGACTTTGAATAATTTACAGACGGGCTTGCCAGGTGTGTTCCAAGCTTTAACCAGTTTCTCTGCCCTGTTCACGGAGTCCTTACAATCGGTATGCACTCGCTCATACTCCATCAAATAG
- the LOC106438230 gene encoding nitrate regulatory gene2 protein isoform X1 — protein sequence MGCAASKLDNEDTVRRCKDRRRLMTESVRARHQLAAAHADYCRSLRLTGSALSSFAAGEPLAVSDQTPAVFLHTPSERSSSNFIPPSPSVYTPPPPAPPSVASSNTKLPPIVTAPHSNRRRKQQQQQPKLPHILSSPSSSERSNFMPTSFYPTAYQNSTYSATPSQASSVWNWENFYPPSPPDSEFFNRKSQERQHHNRFGDQHDLHNRFSDQERQHDLHNRFSDTETERSEHDFFDSRKEKEFDTETERSAHSRKQKKQFERLEEAEREEVQCSEWEDHDHYSTTSSSEAAHEEDEEEEDIESISEVGTRSDFGSSVKTGSMRRQHAPMAQEYSGGGVGQEKYGKGDDAATSYSGRGDVSDMKMVVRHRDLKEIVDAIKENFDKAAEAGEQVSQMLNIGKAQLDRSFSHLKKTVIHSSSVLSNLSSTWTSKPPLEVKYRLDTTALEQPGGPKSLCSSLDRLLAWEKKLYEEVKAREGFKIEHEKKLSKLQSQEYKGDNETKLDKTKGSITRLQSLIIVTSQAVSTTSTAIVRLRDTDLVPQLVELCHGFMYMWKAMHQFHEIQNNIVQQVQGLINRSGKGESTSELHRQATRDLETAVSLWHSSFCRLIKFQREFIRSVQAWFKLTLLPVCHDENPGHKEPVDAYAFCDEWKLTLDRVPDTVASEAIKSFINVVHVISAKQSEELKIKKRTESASKELEKKASSLRNIERKYYQSYSTVGFGLPDSGPDNGHGLDARDPLTEKKLELGACQRRVEEEMLKHSKAIEVTRAMTLNNLQTGLPGVFQALTSFSALFTESLQSVCTRSYSIK from the exons ATGGGCTGCGCCGCGTCCAAGCTCGACAACGAAGACACCGTTCGCCGCTGCAAAGATCGCCGCCGTCTGATGACGGAATCAGTTCGCGCACGTCACCAGCTCGCCGCAGCTCACGCCGATTACTGCAGATCGCTACGCCTCACTGGATCTGCTCTCTCCTCCTTCGCCGCCGGCGAGCCTCTCGCCGTATCGGATCAGACTCCCGCCGTGTTTCTCCACACTCCGAGCGAGCGCTCCTCCTCCAATTTTATACCTCCGTCGCCTTCTGTCTACACTCCTCCGCCGCCGGCTCCTCCTTCCGTAGCTAGCTCCAACACCAAGCTGCCTCCGATCGTTACGGCTCCACACTCTAATCGGAGACggaagcagcagcagcagcagccgaAGCTGCCTCATATACTCTCGAGCCCATCGTCAAGCGAGAGATCTAACTTCATGCCGACGAGTTTCTACCCAACGGCTTACCAGAACTCGACTTACTCCGCTACTCCCTCTCAAGCCTCCTCGGTGTGGAACTGGGAGAACTTCTACCCTCCCTCCCCTCCCGATTCCGAGTTCTTTAACCGGAAATCTCAAGAGAGGCAGCACCATAACCGGTTTGGCGATCAACACGACTTACATAACCGGTTTAGCGATCAGGAGAGGCAACACGACTTACATAACCGGTTTAGCGATACCGAAACCGAGAGATCTGAGCATGATTTCTTCGATTCGAGGAAGGAGAAGGAGTTTGATACGGAGACAGAGAGATCAGCCCACTCGAGAAAGCAGAAGAAGCAGTTTGAGAGGTTGGAGGAAGCCGAGAGAGAGGAAGTGCAGTGTAGCGAATGGGAGGATCACGATCATTACAGCACCACTAGCTCTTCGGAAGCCGCCCATGAGGAggacgaggaggaggaggatatAGAGTCAATCTCCGAAGTTGGAACGCGTTCTGACTTCGGATCTTCTGTGAAGACTGGTTCGATGAGACGGCAGCACGCACCAATGGCGCAGGAGTATAGCGGTGGAGGCGTTGGACAAGAGAAGTACGGGAAAGGAGACGACGCGGCGACGAGTTACAGTGGGAGAGGAGATGTCTCTGACATGAAGATGGTGGTGAGACACAGAGATTTGAAGGAGATTGTTGATGCCATCAAGGAGAATTTCGACAAGGCGGCTGAGGCCGGAGAACAAGTCTCTCAGATGCTCAATATTGGCAAGGCTCAGCTCGACCGCAGTTTCAGCCACTTGAAGA AAACGGTGATTCATTCGAGTAGTGTATTGAGCAACCTGAGCTCAACCTGGACCTCTAAGCCGCCGTTGGAAGTCAAATACAGGCTTGACACAACCGCACTTGAACAACCGGGAGGTCCCAAAAGCCTTTGTTCCAGTCTTGACCGCCTCTTGGCATGGGAAAAGAAACTCTATGAGGAAGTCAAA GCTAGAGAAGGGTTTAAGATTGAACACGAAAAGAAGTTGTCGAAACTTCAAAGTCAAGAGTACAAGGGAGATAATGAGACTAAGCTGGACAAGACAAAGGGGTCTATAACTAGGTTGCAGTCTCTTATAATCGTTACTTCCCAGGCCGTCAGCACAACATCTACTGCCATTGTCCGCCTTCGAGATACTGATCTTGTCCCGCAGCTCGTTGAACTCTGTCACGg CTTCATGTACATGTGGAAAGCAATGCATCAGTTCCACGAGATTCAGAACAACATCGTGCAGCAAGTTCAGGGGCTCATTAACAGGTCAGGCAAAGGGGAATCAACATCTGAACTACACCGACAAGCAACACGTGACTTGGAAACAGCCGTGTCTCTATGGCACTCCAGTTTCTGCCGGCTGATTAAATTCCAACGGGAGTTCATACGTTCGGTTCAAGCCTGGTTCAAGCTGACTCTCCTCCCAGTTTGCCACGACGAGAACCCCGGTCACAAAGAGCCGGTAGATGCCTACGCGTTTTGCGATGAGTGGAAGCTTACTCTTGACCGAGTCCCAGACACAGTGGCTTCAGAAGCAATCAAGAGCTTCATCAACGTTGTCCACGTGATATCCGCGAAACAATCAGAGGAGCTAAAGATAAAGAAACGAACCGAATCAGCATCAAAGGAGCTTGAGAAGAAAGCTTCATCGCTTAGGAACATCGAAAGGAAATACTACCAGTCATACTCCACGGTCGGGTTTGGTCTCCCGGATTCAGGACCAGACAACGGACACGGGCTAGACGCTCGTGACCCTCTCACGGAGAAAAAGTTAGAGCTAGGAGCATGCCAGAGAAGGGTGGAGGAAGAGATGCTGAAACATTCAAAGGCAATAGAAGTGACAAGAGCCATGACTTTGAATAATTTACAGACGGGCTTGCCAGGTGTGTTCCAAGCTTTAACCAGTTTCTCTGCCCTGTTCACGGAGTCCTTACAATCGGTATGCACTCGCTCATACTCCATCAAATAG